GGCGACAGTTCGAGCGCCTCACTGAGGTGCCACGCGATGGCCTCTCCCTCGCGGTCCTCATCGGATGCGAGCAACACCTCACGCGCATCCTGCGACGCCTTCTTCAGCTCCGCCACTAATTTCTTCTTCTCCTCAGGCACCACATACTGCGGCTTGAAATCGTGTGCCACGTCGATACCCAGCTCCTTCGTGCTCAGATCGCGGATGTGCCCATAGCTGGACATCACCCGGTAGTCTTTCCCCAAAAATTTCTCGATCGTTTTGGCCTTCGCTGGCGACTCTACGATCACCAAATTCTTCTGCATGTTCCTCTCAATTATGTTTCTGTAGTTCAACTCCGAAAAAATCGGCCGCAAAGATAGACGCGCTTCGCAGAGGGGAAAGGCGCGCAGACGATGGCCTATCAAGCCCCATCTAAGCCCTTTTTCGAGCCACTTTTCACGCCCTTCCGACGCAGCAATCATCCGTGCGAGCCCAACAATCCGCCCGCTCACGCTCTCTATCCTGTCAGCGAGTCGCTCGGGTGGAGCCGCTGGGTCACAGGCAAGCCAATGAGTCGCTCAACGGGAGGATCGCTTACGTAACATGAGTTCAGTGTAAGAATAAAGCCCGCAGAGAGTTCCTACGGAAGCCCGACCAAAACGTTTTTGGAAATGCCTACAACACTGTTGCAAGTGCCTCGAAGAACTTCTGGGTGTTTGCGGGTACTCCCGCAAGTCTCGCGGCATTTACTTTGGCGTTTGCGGGAGTCCCGCAAGTCTCCCGGCGTTTGCCTTGGCTTTTGCGGGTACTCCCGCAAGTCTCCCGGCATTTGCTTTGGCGTTTGCGGGAGTCCCGCAAGTTTCCCGGCATTTACTTTGGCGTTTGCGGGAGTCCCGCAAGTCTCGCGGCGTTTGCCTTGGCGTTTGCGGGAGTCCCGCAAGTGCTTCGGAGAACTTGTTGGCCGTTACAACATGCTATCAATGATATTCTCTATATGAATAAGGGTATCTCTTTCTTTCGTCGAACTCACGTTACGTAAAACGAACGCTCTATCGACTCAAACAACCTCTTCATTCTCCCTCCCTCGCCATCGATCGATAAAACGGGATCACGCCTCCAGGCCGTAGTGTTGAAAAGCTGCGTCATTAAACGAAAAGCCATTCCAAACAGATGACTACTTTTGTCCTATTGAAATGTTTTACAAATGAATAGTCGGAAACTCCTTTTGAGCATACTGGTTGCGGCCACGGCCTGGGGCGGACTGAGGGCGGACAGCGGAACGAATGATTCGACGGCTATAGCTGGCGATTTCACCTACGCGCAGGCCTCCGGCGTCACAGCTACCCTACACGCACTCACGGCACCGCGCGTGCTGGTCTACTTCTACGACCCGACGTGCGAGGACTGTGAGGCGCTGACCCGTCGACTGGCAAGCTCTGAGCCGATCAACCGCCTCATTGACGAAGGACAACTGCAGGTGCTGGCCATCTATCCGGACAATGACTCAGCGCAGTGGGCAGCGCATGCCCCGTACGTGCCCCCGCGCTGGATCAACGGCTACGACCGCGACCTGACCGTCATGCCGGCCGACGGCTTCCTCTTTCGCTCCCTGCCCGCGCTTTATATGCTGGACGAGTCGAAGCGCTTCCTGCTCACGGAGGCCACGGCCGACGAGGTGGAAAGGGTGTTGACACTATTCGCTAATTGAATAAGGAGAAGATATATCGTGGACAACAAAGTGGAATTGACCGTACAAGGCGTGGCCAACTCGCGCGTGCAGTCGAACGCCTATGCGCTCATCTTAAAGGACGATGGGACGCGAAGGCTACCGGTGATCATCGGGCTGCCCGAAGCGCAGTCCATCGCCGTCGCACTGGAGGGAATGGCCACACCGCGTCCCATGACGCACGACTTGATTGTGGGCATGACGCACGCCTTTCGGCTGAAGCTGAAAGAGGTGTTCATCTATCGTTTTGAAGACGGGGTGTTCTTTTCTGAGCTTGTATTTCAGGAGTCTGACGGGACGGAAGCTCGCATCGACTCGCGCACGTCGGACGCTGTGGCGCTGGCCTTGCGGTTGAGGTGTCCCATCTACACGTTCGAGAGCCTGCTGCAACGCTGCGCCATCACGCCCGCAGCCGAGGCGGAAGAGGGTATGCCACCGGACGACACGGATCCGGAGGAGATCCACGACCCACAGCTGCTGCGCAAATGGCTCAAGCGGCAAGAGGCTTACGAGATCGAGGCCATGCTGGAGCGAGCCGTAGGCGAAGAGAAATACGAGCTGGCTAAAATCTACCAGGACGAGCTCATGCGTCGCGAGCCGGCCAATCACCCGAAATGAAGCTGACCAACGCCATGACGCTGCCCATCTTTTACGCCCCGCAGATCGATACCGATCCCGTGCTGCCCGAGGAGGAGTCAGCGCACTGCACGAAGGTGCTGCGCCTCGGGCGTGGCGCGGAGTTGAACGTGACGGACGGCCGTGGAGCGTTCTATCGGGCAATGATTGAGGAGGCGCACCCGCGCCACTGTCGCGTGACAGTGGTGGAGCGCACCGTGGCGCCACCACTCTGGACCTATGGCCTACATGTGGCCGTGGCGCCAACGAAAAATATCGACCGCACGGAGTGGTTTTTAGAGAAAGCAGCGGAGGTGGGTATCGACAGTGTGACCCTCCTCCGCTGTCGTTATTCGGAGCGGCGGGAGGTGAAGATGGAGCGCCTGCAACGTGTGCTGGTAGCCGCCATGAAGCAATCTGGACAGGCACGACTGCCACAGCTCGTGGGCATGACGGACTTTGCCGACTTCATCGCCCAGCCCACCGCCGCCGACTGCCGACTGATTGCACACTGTCGCTCGTCGGAGCTGCCCACCGTGGGCGCATGCTACACCCGCGGCAGCGATGTGCTGATCCTCATCGGGCCGGAGGGCGATTTCAGCGCGGAGGAGGTGGCCATGGCCGAATCGGCCGGCTACCGCGGTGTCTCACTGGGGCGCACGCGACTACGTACGGAGACGGCGGCGCTGGCAGCCTGTCACGCTATCCATGTTTTAAACGATGAATAAACGGCGCTTAAACGCAGTGCACGGAATATGAAGAAGCCCGAAGATGAACTGAATCGTCTCCGGGCTTCTTTTTACCATTAAACAATCGGGGGCCGACCCGCTACGCGCCGTAGAGCGAGGCCGCGAGATCCAGCTTGAAAATGACTGACGCGAACGGTCTCAGCTTGACGTGCGAAATAGGATACTCGGGCTTGTTCTCCCGAAGCACTTCGTCGAGGATGCGGCGCTTCTTCTCCCCGGTGCAGAGCACCGTCACCCCGTAGGCGTTGTTGATCGTGTTGCCGGTCAGGGTGACGCGCCCCTGGCCGGTCACGGGGTGACGCGTCGTGGCCACGATGTCCGTCGTCTCAAAGAGGTCGAGGCGGTCGGGGAAGATGGAGGCCGTGTGGCCGTCCTCACCGACACCGAGGACGATCTCGTCGAACAGGGGATAGCCGTCCTCGAAGGGCACGTGCTTACGCAGTTCCTGCTCATAGTTCGCCGTCATTTGGTGGATATCCGGGTGATACTTGATGGGGTGGACGTTCTCCACGGGGATGATACCGGTGCCGACCAAAAGGCGGCGGAAGACGGCGTAGTTACTCTCCGGATCATCCTCCGGCACATGACGCTCATCGACCCAGTAGAAGTGGGTGTTCATAAACGCGTCCGGATCGTCGACTGCCGCCATCTTCTCAAACAAGAGCGTAGGCGTGGAGCCTCCCGAGAGGGCGATGTGAATCGGCTCGGAGATGGACGCGGGTATCGGCAGCGCTTCGGCCAGTTCTTCGCAGAGGATGTCTGCGTTTTCGTAGATCTGTATCTGTCGCATAATTCGGTGTGTATAATGTCTTGTCTACAGCTCGCAATAGCCGTCGTCAGAGGTGAGATTTTTGCAGGGGTAGCGCCACGCGTGCCCGTCGGCGGCAAGGAGCGTGTCGGCCTGCTCCGGCCCCCACGAGCCTGCAGGATAGCCATAGAGCGGGATAGTGGGGTCGCTGGCCCAAGCGTCGAGGATGGGCTGCACGTACAGCCAGGTGGCCTCCACGGCGTCGCCGCGCTGATAGAGCGTCGCGTCGCCCGTCATGCAGTCGGAAAGCAGGCGTTCATAGGCGTCGGGGATATGCTTCTCGCCCAGCGATGAGTAGTGGAAATCCATGCTCACCTGATCGACGTGGAAGCCGGCGCCGGGCACCTTCATCCCGAACCGCAACAGGATGCCCTCGTCGGGCTGGATGCGCAGGACGAGCTGATTGCCCACGTTTTCCATGCCGCTGCGACGGGCGAAGATGCGGTGCGGATTGGGCCGAAAGTGTACCACCACCTCCGTCACTCGTGTCGGCAGACATTTGCCCGTACGGATGTAGAACGGCACGCCGCTCCAGCGCCAGTTATCGATGTAGCACTTCATGGCGACGAACGTTTCCGTCTTCGAGTCTGGCGCCACGCCTTTCTCCTCGCGATAGGCCCGGAGCGGCTCGCCGCGACGCACGGCACCCGTGTACTGCCCGCGGATGACGTACTCCGGCACCTGCTCGGGCGTCATCCGACGCAGGGAGAGGAACACCTTCAGCATCTCGTTGCGGATCGCGTTCGCATCCGACGACACAGGCGGATCCATCGCCCCGATGGCCAGCAGCTGTAGCAGGTGGTTCTGCACCATGTCGCGCAGTGCCCCGGCCGACTCGTAATATCCTGCCCGCGACCCGACGCCGAGCGCCTCGGACGAGGTGATCTCGACGTACTCCACGTAATTCCTATTCCAGAGCGGCTCGAAGATGCCGTTCGAAAAGCGCATCACGAGCATATTTTGCACCGCCTCCTTGCCCAAGTAATGGTCGATGCGATAGATCTGATCTTCGCTGAAGTAGCGCAACAGTTCGCGGTTGAGACTGGCCGCGCTGGGCGCATCGTGGCCGAACGGTTTCTCGATGATCACGCGCCGGAAGCCGCTCTGGGCCGATGTGCGACGCGTGAGCCCGACCGTGTGCAAGTACGACGCCACGGGCGCGTACATGAAGGGCGGCATGGCGAAGTAGTAGAGGTAATCGTCGCGGTCGGCCGTCTGGGAGAGCTCCCCGAGGCGCCGCCGCAGCCCCTCGTAATCCTTCGCCTCGTTCGTGTCCATCGCGTGATAATGCAGCTGCTGGAGGAAGTGCGCCATCCGCTGCTGATCCACAAAGCTGGCCGGCACAAAGCGGTCGAGCCCCTCCTTCATCTTCTCCCGGAACGACTCGTCCGTCAGCTGCGCCCGGCCCACGCCGAGCACCTTAAACCCGCCCGGCAACAGCCCGCGGTAATACATATCATAAAGTGCCGGCACGAGCTTGCGCCACGTCAGGTCGCCCGACGCGCCGAAGATCACCGACACGATGCTTTTATCTTCCATCTGTTCTCTCGTTACTTAATTATAATGTATGGTTCATGCTCCCTCCGCGGCCTCGTCCTCCTTCCCGCGCCGCCGCCGTTGGCTGGCGCTTTTGCGGTGCGACGTCTTGATGTTTCGCACCCGCTGATTCAGCTGTGCCACCAGCTCTTCGATCTTATTCCGCTCCTCCGCCGTCTGGGCGAAGAGGTATGACGCCTGGACATATTGGCAGGCCAATTCGTACAGCTTGTCAGCCCTGGGCCGCAGATTGCGCATGCTCGGCCGGTTGTTGGCCAACCGCTCCGCATCGCGCTCCTTCACCAGCCTCTCGTACGCCTTATTGGCCTCCCTCAGGCAGTCGAACGACTCCTCGAGGTGCAGCGTGCTGATTTCCTTCTTAAGCCGCTCAGCATCCATGAGCATGCTATCGATGTTTCCACTCTCCACATCGTAGCCCTGGTGGCGGATGTATCGGAAGTTCCGCAGCTTTATGTCGAGCTCCTCCGCCGCCTCGCGCTCCGCCGTGTGAGGCGAATGCAGCTGCGTGCGGATCATGCCAAAAATGTAGCGCAGCGCCTTGTCGCGCTCCGCATCCTTGGCCTTCAGCTGCTCCGTGAGCGTTGACTTTTTCCTCTCAACCAGTGCGCCCGTCTCCAAATCGGCCATCTCGCCCAGCGCCTTCATCAGCCCCTCGGGAAAATGCAACCGCTCCTCCCCAAACTCCTTCAGCAGCGTGTACTGCGAGTTGATGAAGACCGCATGACTCGCCGCGTCGAACGTTTTTTGCGTTCCCGGCTCGATCTTAACCGAGCGCCAAGGCAACTCCTCTATCTTTTCCTTCATAGTATCTCTTGTCAGATCATTCTCTGCGCTTTACAGCCCCCATAGAAGGGCCGTTTCTTTCCTGAATGCGCTATCCAAAAGCCTGTACTTTCTGTCTTTTCTATAAACATACTATCTAAATACATTAAACCGTCGTTTCGACCATAAACGGGATGTCGAAAATCCTTACACCCCTGTTTATATCGCAAAATCAGTATCTCAAACGCTTGATCAGCTTATTCACATCATAAGCATTGGCTCAAAAAACCTCTCTTCCCCGTTTACGATCAAAACCTGCGATCCAAAAAAGTATTTTACCTTGATTATGTCATATTCGGAGGCAAAAATAGCGCTTATCCGTAAACCGCAAACTAAAACGATATATTTTTCTATAGTGATATTGTTCATGGTCTAAACAGTACTTCAAACACACTTCGTATATCATCCATATTATCGAAGATATATATACGTATTTCGAATATCTATCTCTATCAAAAACAGATAGAAAAGTATATTTTACATGCTATTTTTAGAACATACAATAGGTAAATCTATTTCTATAGCCTGTCTATAATCAGGAATAGAAGGAAT
The sequence above is drawn from the Tannerella serpentiformis genome and encodes:
- a CDS encoding 16S rRNA (uracil(1498)-N(3))-methyltransferase, whose translation is MPIFYAPQIDTDPVLPEEESAHCTKVLRLGRGAELNVTDGRGAFYRAMIEEAHPRHCRVTVVERTVAPPLWTYGLHVAVAPTKNIDRTEWFLEKAAEVGIDSVTLLRCRYSERREVKMERLQRVLVAAMKQSGQARLPQLVGMTDFADFIAQPTAADCRLIAHCRSSELPTVGACYTRGSDVLILIGPEGDFSAEEVAMAESAGYRGVSLGRTRLRTETAALAACHAIHVLNDE
- the zwf gene encoding glucose-6-phosphate dehydrogenase codes for the protein MEDKSIVSVIFGASGDLTWRKLVPALYDMYYRGLLPGGFKVLGVGRAQLTDESFREKMKEGLDRFVPASFVDQQRMAHFLQQLHYHAMDTNEAKDYEGLRRRLGELSQTADRDDYLYYFAMPPFMYAPVASYLHTVGLTRRTSAQSGFRRVIIEKPFGHDAPSAASLNRELLRYFSEDQIYRIDHYLGKEAVQNMLVMRFSNGIFEPLWNRNYVEYVEITSSEALGVGSRAGYYESAGALRDMVQNHLLQLLAIGAMDPPVSSDANAIRNEMLKVFLSLRRMTPEQVPEYVIRGQYTGAVRRGEPLRAYREEKGVAPDSKTETFVAMKCYIDNWRWSGVPFYIRTGKCLPTRVTEVVVHFRPNPHRIFARRSGMENVGNQLVLRIQPDEGILLRFGMKVPGAGFHVDQVSMDFHYSSLGEKHIPDAYERLLSDCMTGDATLYQRGDAVEATWLYVQPILDAWASDPTIPLYGYPAGSWGPEQADTLLAADGHAWRYPCKNLTSDDGYCEL
- a CDS encoding DUF6261 family protein, which translates into the protein MKEKIEELPWRSVKIEPGTQKTFDAASHAVFINSQYTLLKEFGEERLHFPEGLMKALGEMADLETGALVERKKSTLTEQLKAKDAERDKALRYIFGMIRTQLHSPHTAEREAAEELDIKLRNFRYIRHQGYDVESGNIDSMLMDAERLKKEISTLHLEESFDCLREANKAYERLVKERDAERLANNRPSMRNLRPRADKLYELACQYVQASYLFAQTAEERNKIEELVAQLNQRVRNIKTSHRKSASQRRRRGKEDEAAEGA
- a CDS encoding thioredoxin domain-containing protein, which produces MNSRKLLLSILVAATAWGGLRADSGTNDSTAIAGDFTYAQASGVTATLHALTAPRVLVYFYDPTCEDCEALTRRLASSEPINRLIDEGQLQVLAIYPDNDSAQWAAHAPYVPPRWINGYDRDLTVMPADGFLFRSLPALYMLDESKRFLLTEATADEVERVLTLFAN
- a CDS encoding bifunctional nuclease family protein: MDNKVELTVQGVANSRVQSNAYALILKDDGTRRLPVIIGLPEAQSIAVALEGMATPRPMTHDLIVGMTHAFRLKLKEVFIYRFEDGVFFSELVFQESDGTEARIDSRTSDAVALALRLRCPIYTFESLLQRCAITPAAEAEEGMPPDDTDPEEIHDPQLLRKWLKRQEAYEIEAMLERAVGEEKYELAKIYQDELMRREPANHPK
- the pgl gene encoding 6-phosphogluconolactonase translates to MRQIQIYENADILCEELAEALPIPASISEPIHIALSGGSTPTLLFEKMAAVDDPDAFMNTHFYWVDERHVPEDDPESNYAVFRRLLVGTGIIPVENVHPIKYHPDIHQMTANYEQELRKHVPFEDGYPLFDEIVLGVGEDGHTASIFPDRLDLFETTDIVATTRHPVTGQGRVTLTGNTINNAYGVTVLCTGEKKRRILDEVLRENKPEYPISHVKLRPFASVIFKLDLAASLYGA